The region CTGGAAGGGATGTGGGTCGATGGCAAACGGTTCGTCCGGGGTCAGGTTCAGCCCCTGATCCACGAAGGGCCCCAGGGGATGGGTGGCGGTCGCCACCCGCAGGTGATGCCCTGCGTCCCCGTGGCCGACCGAGTAGTACAGATACAGTGTGTCGCCAGCCCGCGCGACTTCGGGGGCCCAGTAATCCTGGCGCTCTGCGCTGAGGGGCTCGAGCACACCGCCATGCGATGTCCAGTTCTGGAGGTCAGGTGAGGACAGGACCTCGAAGGCCCGCACCCCTTCCTGGCCGTGCAGACCGGTGCCGTAGGCGTAATACGTACCGTCCAGCTCAAGCACGAAGGGGTCTGCAAAGTCGCCGGAATACAGGGGATGCTGAGGCAGAGAACCGCGCGTAGTGGGACCGCTCATTGAAGAACCCTTTTACAGACCACGGACAGCTGCCTGTCAGAAACGTCCAGCCCACTTGTCATGGCGTAGGTGCCCGCTGCGGTGCCAGGGAGGGAGCAGCAACTTTGACCTTGCCACCCGCGAAAGTAACGGGGGACAGATGCAGGCTGCGGTAACCGACCGCGTCCCCAATGCGTGCCTCGTCCCAGGCGTGGTACGCGAGCCAGGTGCGTCCGGCGCCGTCCTGAACCACAGTCTGGTGCCCTGGACCTGCGACCTTACCCTTGCTCACCAGGATGGGATTTTCCGGCGCCTTGCGGTAGGGGCCGGTGATGCGCCTGGCCGTGGCGTAACCGACCGAATAGAGGGTGCTGTCAAACGGCCCGGCCGAGTACAGCAGGTAGTACACGCCCCCGGCGCGGTGCAGGGAGGGTGCCTCAATGACGTTGCCTTCCCACAGCTCGAAATTCTGGATCAGCGCAGTGGCCTTTCCGGTCAGGCGCAGGCCGTCGCTGCTCAGGGGCTGGATGTAGATGTTGGTTGCCTGATTGCAGCAGTTGCCGTCATTTTTCCAGAGCAGGTAGCGTTTGCCGTCGGTGTCCAGGAAGGGACTGGCATCGATGCTGCCACCCTCGGCAAGCTGGCAGATCAGCGGCTTGCTCGACGGGTCCCGGAAGGGACCGGCCGGCGACGTCGAGCTGGCCGCCCCGATGCACTGGCGCCCACTTTCGGCGTGCTGCGCGGTGTAGTACAGCACGAACTTGTTGGCGACCTGCGCGACTTCCGGCGCCCAGGTGCGGCCGCCCTCAGCCCAGCTGGGCAGGACCGGCATGGCGTCCCCGGTCCGTTCCCACTGCAGCAGGTTGCGGCTGGTCGCATGCGGCACATTGGCGTTGGCCGTGTTGGTGGCGTAGGCGTGATAGGTCTTGCCCACGCGAAGAATGTGTGGATCAGGGAAGTTCTCGTCAATCACGGGATTGCGGAAGGTGGCGGTCTGTGGGGCCGGGGCCGCTGCCGTTCGGGCGGCCGGAGCCGGCCCGGCACCGCCGGCCAGGGTCGCCGACTCGGAAAGCAGTGTGCTGAGCGTCAGGGTCAGCGCCAGGCGGGGAACAGACGGAAACTGGGCCATAGTTACTCCTTGAGGCCGGTGGTGGACAGGCCGGCTTCCAGATACCGCTGGGCGATCAGATAGGCAATCAGTACCGGGACAGCCGCGAGTGTGGTGGCCGCCATGAGCTTGCCGTACTCGGTGACGTAACGCTGCGAGAAAGTGGTGATCCCGACCGGCAGCGTCATCTTGTCGACTTCGGTGACCGTAAACAGCGGCCACAGGAAGTTGTTCCACGACCCCATGAAGGAAAAAACCGCCAGCGTGATCAGGGCCGGCACACTCAGCGGCAGAATGATGCGCCACAGAATCTGGAAGCTGTTGGCGCCATCCAGACGGGCCGCTTCTTCCAGTTCACGGGGAATGGCGATAAAGAACTGACGCAACAGAAAGACACCAAAGACTCCGGCAATTCCAGGCCAGATCAACGCGTGATAACTGTTGATCCAGTTGAAGTTCAGCATCATGATGTAGTGCGGAATCAGGGTCACAATCCCGGGAATCATCAGGCTTGACAGGATGAACCAGAACCAGGCGTTGCGCCCTGGGAAGTTCATGCGGGCCAGCGGATAGGCCGTCAAGGCGCACAGCAGGACATGGCCGATGGTGAAGGTAAAGGCCACGAACAGTGAATTCCAGGTCCAGCGCAGGATATTCCCGTCCGGTGAGGTCAGGACTTCCTTGTAGTTGTCCAGTGTGGGATTGCGGGGCCACCACTGGACTGGCGAGGCAATCGCATCGGCCTCGAACTTCAGTGAGGTACTGAGCATCCAATATAACGGAGCCAGGAACAGCACCGACAGGACACTCAGCAGCAGAAAACGGGGCAGTTCACGCGGCAGCCGGCGGCGCCGGTGCGTAGCAGGGGGAGAGGTCTGGACAGTCATTTCTGCTCCACGGCCTGCACGTCGCGCGCCATGATGCGGAACTGTGCAGCAGTCAGTACCAGCATGAACAGCCCGAACACGAAGCCCATGGCCGCGGCGCTGGAGTACTGCGAGTTGGTGAAGGCCTCTTCGGTGATGTACTGGGTCACGCTCTGGGTGCTGCGGCTGGGCCCGCCGTTGGTGATCACCAGTGACTGCCCGAACAGCTGGAACGAGGCCAGAGCGGTCGTGACCGTCACGAACAGAGTGATTGGCCCCAGCATGGGCCAGGTGATGTACCGGAACTGCTGCCCGGAGGTGGCGCCGTCCAGCGAAGCAGCCTCGTACAGGCTCTGAGATACGTTGCTTAGCGCTGCCAGATAGAGGGTCATGTTGAAGCCCACGGTCCACCAGACGGTCCCCACCACGATAGGAATCCAGGCCAGACCTTCGGTGGACAGCCAGGGAATGGGCCCGGCTCCGGTCATCAGTTCGCGCGCAGCATTGACCAGGCCGATCTGGTTGTCGAACATCCAGCGCCACAGGATGCCCATCACCGAGACGGTCAGGATGCCCGGCATAAAAAAGACCGCCCTGAAAAAAGTCCGCCCAAAGATTGGGCGGTGCAGCAGGACAGCCAGCCCAAGAGAAGAGGCGACCAGCAGTGGCACCGTGACCACCGTAAAGAAAGCCGTATTGATCAGGGTGCGCCAGAAAAACTCGAACTGCGGAGTTCCTGGGGTAAACAGGTTGCGGAAATACTCTGAGCCCACAAAAGCCTGCGTCTCGGCCAGCAGGTCCCAGCGGTGCGTCGCAATATAAATGCCGTACCCGACCGGATAGACCGTGAACACGAAGAACAGCAGGGCGTGCGGCAGCAGATACAGGTACGGTTCCAGATTGACACGGGGGCGCGGCGCAGGTGCCTGCGTGGTCGTGGTCTTGCCTGGGGCTTGCGTGATGGTCATAGGTGAGGCACCTCGCGCGTTATGCCGAAAAAGCGGAAACAGAAGGAAAGAGAAGCGGCCCGGCGTTCAGACCACGCCGGGGCAGAGGTCGGAAGCTCGGGCCGCTTGCCCCTCCGGGCTGCGGTTACTTGAAGTTCTTGCGGGCCTGCTCGATTTGCTTGTTCGCTTCGCGGACTCCGTCGTTCAGAGCCTGCGCAACGGTCTTCTTGCCCAGGTAAGCTGCTTCCCAGGCCTGGTCGAAGGGTCCCATGACCTGACCGACCCAGGGGTAGCCACTGGTGGCATACACGCTGTCCAGGCGGTCAAAAATCCCGCTGATCGGCGCTTTGGCGAACTGTGCGTTCTTGGCTACGGCTGCCTGGGTGGGCAGGCTGCCGGTGCTGGTCCAGGTCAGGTTCTGCGCAGGCTGTGACAGCCAGGCCATAAACGCCAGGGCCGCGCGGCGCTTGTTGGCGTCATAGCCGGCGCGCTGCTTGGGCAGGGTGACGTGGCTGGAGCCGCCCCAGGCTGCGTCGCGGGCCGTACCGCCGATGCGAGGCATGAAGGTCACGCCGAAGTTCATCTTCTGCTGCTCGAAGCGGTCAAGGTACCACTGACCACTGGGGAAGAAGCACACCTTACCCTGGCTGAAGGCCGCAAGCTCGGCTTCCTCGGTGCTGTTGGGACGGGCAACGCGGTGCTTCTGGACCAGATCCACCAGGAACTGCACGGCGCTGACTGCCTGCGGCGAGTTGAAGGCGGCGTTCTGGTCCTTGTCGACCATAGCCCCGCCGTTTTGCAGGATCGCGGCGTAGGCGGCGCGCGCACCCACCCAGTTGTTGTAGAGGCTCACACCCCAGGTGTCGAGGTTCTTGGGGTCAAAGCCAGCTTCGGTAGAGTTCTTGCCGCTCTTGTCCACTGTGCACTTCTGTGCGGCAGCCAGGAACTCGGCGCGGTTGCGCGGAGGCTTGTTGGGGTCAAGCCCGACCTTCTTCATCAGGTCCTTGTTGTAAAACATCGCGTAAGCCACGCTGGAAATTGGCAGGCCATAGGACTGTCCCTTGTAGTCGGCCGTCTGGAACAGCGGACCGAAGAACCGGCTCTTGTCGATGCCGGCTGCCTTCATTTCGGCAGCGGTGAGTGGGGACACGGCACCGCGGGCGATAAAGGCGGTGATCTGGTCCTCGTTGATCACGACGACGTCAGGGGCACGGCCGGAGGCCACCAGCGAGGGCAGCTGCTGCCAGGTGGTGCCCCAGGGCTGGGCCTGGGCCCGCACCTGAATATTCGGGTTGGCATCGTTGAACTTCTTGACGAGCGACTCCATAACGGGCCGGTCAGGACCGGTGAAGCCGTGGAGATAGGTCAGCGTAACTTTGGGACCGGTGTAGGTCTGGGCGCCGGCCATGCCGAGGGTCAGAGAAGCCAGAAGTGCGGTAGATGCCAGTAGCGCTTTACGAGACATAGGGAACCTCCTGCGAAGAGCATTGATCACCCGGTCCATACAGCTGTCGGGGCAACTATAGATCGGAGGAAAGCGATGGACCTGCTGTGCTCATTGTTCGTTCAGGGACAGCCTACACCTGTATACGACAGCGGAATTCGGACCCTGGCTACAGTTTGATAATCAAATTCTCACATTATGGTCTTGATCCAGGCGTAGGAAACGCTGTGGTGTGGACAAGGATCGTTTTTGCTGTAAACATCTGAACAGATATTCATATAAACTTTGAACATGACGTCGCGTACAGCACCGGACAGTACGGAGTTGTCCTACATCGTAGAGGGCATGGACTGTGCGTCCTGCGTGCAGAAAGTGGAGCGCATGGTGGGGCGGTTGCCGGGCACTGCAGAAGTCAGAACCAGTTTTTCCCGCCAGAGTCTGCAACTGCAGCTCGACGAGTCGCAGACACCACGCGACCTGCTGGAAACCAACCTGCGCGCGCTGGGGTACCGGCCTTCGGTGCTGACGCCGGCTGAGGATGCGCAGCTGGCAACAGACAGCGATCAGGGCCAACATGCTCATGCCCTCGAACAGGGTGCGGGCCAGCAGGCCGCAGGGGCCGGACCAGCGTGGTACGCCACCGGGCAGGGACGCGTTGTGGTTACCGCAGGAACTCTATTGCTTCTGGCCTGGGCGGGAAGTTTTGTGGCGCCCGCATGGAGCGTACCCGGGTATATCGCAGCGACCCTGCTGGGTACCTGGCCGCTGCTGCGCCGGGCTGTCGCCAGCGCACGCCTGGGCGAGCCTTTCAGCATCTATACGCTGGTCAGCCTCGCAGCGCTGGGCGCTATCGGCATTGGTGAGGCAGCCGAGGGGGCTGTGGTTGTGTTTCTGTTCGCGGTAGGCGAACTGCTGGAGGGCCTGGCCGCCGGACGTGCGCGTGCCGGTATTCGCTCACTGGCGGCGCTGGCCCCCCGGACGGCTCAGCTGGTCACTGCAGAAGGCTTGCGTGAGGTCCCGGCAGAAAGGCTCCGCCCCGGTCAGACGGTTCAGGTCAATCCAGGAGCGCGGGTTCCGGCCGACGGCACCATCCTGAGTGGCCGTTCGAGCCTGGATGACAGCCCGGTGACGGGCGAAAGTGTGCCTGTCGATAAAGAAGCAGGCGACCACGTCTATGCCGGCAGCATCAATACCAACGGCACGCTGACCGTGCGGGTGGACCGCGAGGCTGCCGACAATACCATCGCCCGGATCATCCACATGGTGCAGGAGGCCGAAGGCAGCCGGTCCCCTACAGCGCGGTTCATTGACCGGTTCAGCCGCGTCTATACGCCGGGTGTGGTTCTGGTCTCGGCTCTGGTCGCTGTTGTCCCACCGCTGCTGGGACAGGCCTGGGAGCCGTGGCTGTACCGCGGCATCAGCCTGCTGCTCATCGGCTGCCCCTGCGCGCTGGTGCTCAGCGTGCCTGCGGCCATCACCAGCGGTATCAGTGCCGGCGCCCGCCGGGGCCTGCTGATCAAGGGCGGCGCGGCGCTCGAGGCCATTGGTCAGGTCAGAACCATCGCCTTCGACAAGACCGGCACGCTGACGGTGGGGCGGCCCAGGGTCACCGAAGTGCAGGGTCATGGACTCAGTGAACTGGAAGTGCTGCGTCTGGCGGCAGCGGTGGAGTCAGGCAGCAGCCATCCGCTGGCGCGGGCCATTGTGGAGGAAGCTGGTTCGCGGGGGCTGAGTCTGCCCGCCGCTGCCAACAGTCAGACCATGCCGGGCCTGGGTGTGGGCGCCACAGTGGAAGGCCGCCTGATCACGGTCGCGTCCCCACGCTTCGCGGCGCAACACGCTGAGCTTCCAGTGTCACTGGCGCAGGCTGTCGCGAGATACGAGACGCAGGGGCGCACAGCTGTCCTGATCCTGGACAATGCAGCACCCGTGGGGGTCATCGGTCTGCGTGACGAGCCACGCGCAGATGCCCGTCCGGCCATCGCCGCGCTGCGGCGGCTCGGGGTTCACCCGGTCATGCTGACTGGAGACAACGCCCGCGCTGCACAGGCTATTGCCGCAGACCTGGGGCTGGAGGTCCATGCTGCGCTGCTGCCAGCAGACAAGCTGCGGCTGATTGGTGAACTGCCGGGTCCGGTCGCCATGGTCGGCGACGGCATCAACGATGCTCCTGCCCTGGCGCGCGCTGATGTGGGCATTGCCATGAGTGGCGGCACCGACGTGGCCCTGGAAACAGCCGGCGCCGCGCTGCTGCATGACCGGGTGGGCGGTGTGGCTGATCTGGTCAGCCTGTCCAGGGCCACCCTGCACAACATCCGGCAGAATATTGCTTTTGCATTGGGGCTCAAGGCTATTTTTCTGGTGACCACCCTGCTGGGCTTTACCAGCCTGTGGATGGCTGTCCTGGCAGATACCGGGGCCACTGCGCTGGTGACTGCCAATGCGCTGCGACTGCTGCGCTGGAAAGGCGGGAGCAAGTGAGCGCGCCCCTGTCTGTGGCTCTGCAGGACGATGGCGCCTGTGAGATGACCTGCGTGCACCCCCAGGCGGTGCAGGCGGCGCGCGAAGCCCTGCCGGAGACCAGCTGTGTCGAGCGGGCCAGCGAGTTTCTGAAACTGGTCGGTGATCCCACCCGGCTGCGGATTCTGAGTGCCCTGAATGCCCAGGAGCTGTGCGTCTGCGATCTGGCGGCTGCCGTGGGCAGCAGCGAAAGTGCGGTCAGCCATCAGTTGAGGCTGCTGCGTGCCGGGCGTGTCGTGGCGTTCCGCAAGGTGGGCCGCGTGGCGTATTACCGGCTGCTTGACGCGCATGTCACCACCCTGATCGACAATGCTCTGGCCCACGCCCGCGAGTAAATGTGGCCAAGGCTGGTGGTGGGGGGCCGGATCGGGATACACTGGGGGGCTGAGAAGCTTGCGCTTATGCGCGGCGAGGAGGGTCGTATGGCCGAGAAGGATATTGACAAGTTGCTTTCCATGACTGACAGCAAGTACCGCCTGTCGGTGGTGACGGCAAAACGTGCACTGCAGCTGCGCTCCGGCGCCCCCAGCGTCCTGCCGGTCGAACAGCGCGTACGCACGCGCAATCTGGTGACCCAGGCGATGCGTGAACTGGCCACCGGGAAACTCACGGTGGGCACCAGCCTGCTCGACGAGCAGCGCTTCCATCAGGATTACGTGCGTCAGCGTCAGGCGCAGATTCAGGCTCAGCTCAACGCCGAGCGCGAGCGCGAGCGCGACTGAAACATTCAGGAACAGGAGGGGCAGCCGAGTAGGTTGCCCTTCCTGCCTTTGTATGGCACTGGCTTTCCAGCCTCCGCCTGAGTGGCGCCGGGATGGAATCGAGACCGGTGAGCGAGGTGAGGTGCAACTGTGCACCCGCCTACACGACGTGGCGTGAGCGTTCACCGAAGCCACCCTGACTTTCGGTATTTATCTGGCCGGCAGGCGTCATGCTGGCAGGAAAGTGCGGCCAGACTTCAGCGTGCGGACAGTCTGTTCCGATGACTGCGCAGAGTCCAGCGAAACCTGCTGCAGAGCAAACGCCCCGACCTTCTGGGCCGGGGCGCGTGGCTGGTGTACGTAAAGCTTACTTCTCGACCAGGTAGGCGGTTTCGATCACATCAGGCGTGCCGGCCATACCCGGCTGAATACGCGTGAGACGGTCGAGCACATCCAGACCCTCAACGACCTTGCCGAAGACGGTGTGGCGGCCGTCCAGGTGCGGGGTTGCCACGAACGTGATGAAGAACTGCGAGCCGTTGGTGTTGGGGCCGCGGTTGGCCATGCTCAGCACGCCTTTGCCGGTGTGGCGCTGGTTGTTGGGCTCGTCCTCGAAGTCGTAGCCCGGGCCGCCGGCGCCAGTGCCGGTGGGATCACCGGTCTGGGCCATGAACCCTTCGAGCACGCGGTGAAACTTGATGCCGTCGTAGTAGTGGTGACGCAGCAGGTACGCGAACGAGTTCACGGTCATGGGAGCGTCGTCGGGAAACAGCTCCACCACGATGCGGCCCTTGCTGGTTTCCAGCACGGCGCGGTACTGCTTGCCGGGCTCGATGCCTGCGCCCAGCTCTGGAGCCTGCGAGAAGCGGGTCTGGCGCTCGGCACTCAGCTCGGGCGTGGGCGTGAAACCGTCACTGCTGTAAAGGTCGCTCATGGTCGGCATTCTACCCTCTGGGCCCGGATGCGTTTTCCGGTCGAGGGTGGAGATGATGTCAGGATGGCCTTCATCAGCCGCTGGAGCAGCTGTTTTGCCGCTTGCGGTATGGCGGCTGCCCCGCTCAGATCACCCATTCACCGCCGCGCATCAGCGGCTCACGGTCTCCGGTGGCCGTAACACCGTCAACGTCCGTTCCTGGCGTGCCGATCATCCAGTCCACGTGAATCAGGCTGTCGTTGCCACCTGCCGCGAGCAGCGCTTCAGGGTTCTCGCCATGCTGCACGTTGGTGGGGTAACAGCGTCCCAGGGCGATGTGCGAAGCAGCGTTCTCGTCAAACAGCGTATTCAGGAACAGTGTGCCGGTCTGGGCGACAGGCGCGGAGGCCTTGACCAGGGCCAGTTCGCCCAGGTGTGCGGCTCCCTCGTCGGTGTCAATCAGCTTGCGCAGCGTTTCTTCGCCCTGCTGCGCCGTGACTTCCACCGCCCGGCCCCCCTCGAAACGCACCCGTATGCCCTCGACCAGCTGCCCGCGGACGCTCAGAGGCTTGCTGGCCACGGCCCAGCCGTCCACCCGGTCGCGGTGCGGAGCCGTAAACACTTCATCGGTGGGCAGGTTGGGCACGCCACGAATGCCGTTGCGCGCGGTTTCGGCACCTCCCTGCCAGATGTGACCCTCGGCGAGTCCCACCGTGAGGTCGGTGCCCAGTTCCGACTTCAGGTGAACGGCGGCGTACTGTTTTTCCGTCAGCAGGGTTGTCAGGCGTTCCAGCTCGGTCAGATGTGTGTTCCAGGCCGCCACGGGGTCCGGCTGATCGGCGCGGGTGACCGTAAAAATGTCGTTCCACAGGCGCGCCACAGCTTCGTCCTGGCTCAGCTGCGGATAGACCCTGGAGGCCCAGGCGGGCGTGCTCATGGCAGCGACGCACCAGTTCACGGCGAATCCGCCGACAGCTTCAGACACGGCCTTCATGGCCTGGGCCTGCAGCTTGCTGCGCAGCGCTACCCGGTCGGGGTTGACGCCCGAAAGCAGGCTGGGATCGTCCCCGGCAATGCTCAGCCGAGCGTAGCCGTCTTCTACAGCCTTCTCGGCCTCCAGGGCCACCCACTCTGGCAGGAAGGCCACGGCCTCGTCCGATCCGTCCTCAAACAGGGCCAGCGACAGCATCTGGTCTACATAATTGACCTTCACGTGCAGGGCTCCGGCGCGGTAGGCGGCCCGGGCGACATGCTGCACGAGGGGAGCAGCTTCCAGCGGCGCGTTGACCAGCAGTTTCCCGCCTGTGGGAAGGTTCACTCCGGTATGGACCAGCAGTTCGGCGTAGCGCGCAAGCTTCGTCTCGAAGTCAGAAGTTGTCATTGGATTTACTTTACGCGCTGCCCTCCAGGGCAGTTTGCCTGTTTATGTCCGGTGTCACCTTCCGGAGACGCTCTGGGAGCAGAGATCCCTGTATGGCACAGCTGTTGCCAGGGCTGCGGCGTGGGCACTGGTCTGTTGCTTTCCGGCGGCCCTGGTCGTTCAGCGGCACTTCCTGGCCCTCAGATCACTCCAGGCAACGAGGCGACGACTGGGCCATCTCTGCCCACTGGCCTACCAGCCCTTGATCTGCCGCCCGGCCTCGAATGCGGCCACGCCGGCCGCGACCGCCAGGTTCAGGCTGCGGCCCCCGCCCGGTTGCGGCAGTTTGAGTTTGGGCAGCGCGTCACGCAGCCACGCGGGCAGTCCACGCGATTCCGGGCCGAACAGCAGGTAATCGCCCTGCTGGAAACCCGCCTGGGTGTACAGCTCCGTGGCGTGGGTGGAAAAGGCGAACACCCGCGCCCCGGCAGGCAGGCTGGCCTGAAAGGCAGTCCAGCTCGCGTGCTCGTGCAGGGTGACGCCTTCGAGATAATCCATAACTGCCCGGCGGAACTCGCGGTCATGCAGGCGGAAACCGAAGGGGCGGATCAGGTGCAGTTCGGCGCCCAGCACCGAGCAGGTGCGGGCCACGTTGCCGACGTTGCCGGCCTTCTCGGGCTCGAACAGCACCAGATGCATCAGGGGCGCCTGGGCAGTTTCCTGTTGCTCAGTCGGTGGCTGCTCAGTCACGGGTGCGCCCCAGCAGAACTGTTACGCGCGTTTGCACGTGGTCGGGCGCCAGGCCCTCGGACGTCTTGAAGCTCACGCCCACCTCCGTGGCCGGCAGGTCCAGCAACCCGGCCACGGTCTGGGCAATCTCCGCACGCAGCGGCCCCAGCTTGGGCCGGTCAAGCGTCACGACCAGCGCCACGTTGACCGGCGCGTACCCCCGCGCCCGGACCAGCATCAGCGCCCGGTCGAGGATGATGCGCGAGTCCATCTCCTTGTACTCGGCGGCTGTGTCGGGGAAATAGTGCCCGATGTCGCCCAGGGCCAGTCCCGAGAGCAGTGCGTCGGCCACCGCGTGCAGCACGGCGTCTCCGTCACTGTGGGCCACGGCACCTTGTTCGGCGTGTGGAATGGGCACACCGCCCAGGATCAGCGGAAGGCCGCGCGCCAGGCGGTGGGCGTCCTCGCCATACCCGATCCGGTAGGGCAGGGCAGAAGAAAGAGACTTGGACGTCATCTCAGGAAGTCTAGAGGCTGACCGCCCTGGAATGGGGAGCCGGGGTCTTACGCGGGGGCAGGCCGGTTGCGCCTGCTGGTTACGGCCGGTTCGAGGCGCCAGTACATCAGCGCTGCCAGGAAGGCCAGTCCAGCCACGCTCACCCAGAGCGGTCCAGCGCCGAAGCGGGCCAGGATCATCCCGCCAAGCAGCGGCGCCAGCAGGGTCGCCAGGCCGGCCATGCTGCCCACCAGCCCGATGTAGCTGCCGCGCTGTTCAGGCGGGCCCAGTTCCGCAATGATGCTTTTGCTGATGCTGTAGGCCACGACCTCCCCCACAGACCAGACGAAGATGGCGGCCAGGTGCACCGCGAACGTCTGAGCAAAGGCATGAATCAGGAACCCGGCCCCCAGCAGCAGCGCGCCAGCTGCCTGCCAGCGCGGGTGGTTGCTCAGCGAGATCGCGTGCCCCAGCGGCAGGCCCAGCAGCACAACAATGAGGCCGTTTAAAGACAGTGCCTGCCCGTACTGAACGGCACTGAAGCCCTGCTGCGCGAACACCAGCGCCAGCAGCTTGTAGCTCTGGTAGGTCATCCCGAACAGCAGCGAAGCTAAACAGAAACTCCACAGCAGCGGATCGCGCGGCAGCAGGGTCGTCTTGCGGTCCTTATTTCGGGCGGGCCGCCTTGTCCTACGGTGGGCCAGCCCCAGCAGCAGGGCGTACACGGCCATGGTGGCTGCGTCCAGGTAGAACAACAGCCGGAACGACATGCCCGACAGCCAGCCGCCCAGGGCCGGGGCAACCGACGCCCCGACGTTGATCGCCCAGTACAGCAGGTTATAGGCGCGCGTGCGCTGGGCGCCGGTTGTGAGCTCAGCCACCGCACTGCTGGCAGCAGGCTTGTACAGCGCCGTGAACAGCGAGAACAGCAGCGTTCCCAGCAGGACACCCGGAAAGCTGGTGGCTGTCGAGAGGCCGAGCAGCATCACCGCGCCGCCGCTCAGGGCCAGAATCATGGTCGCGCCGGTGCCCAGCCGGTCGCTGAGCGTGCCGCCCAGACCCTCCGCCACAAAGCGGCCTACGCCCAGCACGCTGAGGACCAGGCTGACCTGAACGGTGCTCATGCCCAGGCTCGACACGAGATAGAAACCCAGCAACGGCACCACGAACTCGCCCAGGCGGTTGATCAGCGTCCCCACCCACAGCACCCAGAACTGTGACGGATAAGCCCGGTAGACGGCGTTCAGGTGGGATAGGGGCAGATGCACGGCGCTGAGT is a window of Deinococcus deserti VCD115 DNA encoding:
- a CDS encoding aminopeptidase translates to MTTSDFETKLARYAELLVHTGVNLPTGGKLLVNAPLEAAPLVQHVARAAYRAGALHVKVNYVDQMLSLALFEDGSDEAVAFLPEWVALEAEKAVEDGYARLSIAGDDPSLLSGVNPDRVALRSKLQAQAMKAVSEAVGGFAVNWCVAAMSTPAWASRVYPQLSQDEAVARLWNDIFTVTRADQPDPVAAWNTHLTELERLTTLLTEKQYAAVHLKSELGTDLTVGLAEGHIWQGGAETARNGIRGVPNLPTDEVFTAPHRDRVDGWAVASKPLSVRGQLVEGIRVRFEGGRAVEVTAQQGEETLRKLIDTDEGAAHLGELALVKASAPVAQTGTLFLNTLFDENAASHIALGRCYPTNVQHGENPEALLAAGGNDSLIHVDWMIGTPGTDVDGVTATGDREPLMRGGEWVI
- a CDS encoding tRNA (cytidine(34)-2'-O)-methyltransferase gives rise to the protein MHLVLFEPEKAGNVGNVARTCSVLGAELHLIRPFGFRLHDREFRRAVMDYLEGVTLHEHASWTAFQASLPAGARVFAFSTHATELYTQAGFQQGDYLLFGPESRGLPAWLRDALPKLKLPQPGGGRSLNLAVAAGVAAFEAGRQIKGW
- the ispF gene encoding 2-C-methyl-D-erythritol 2,4-cyclodiphosphate synthase codes for the protein MTSKSLSSALPYRIGYGEDAHRLARGLPLILGGVPIPHAEQGAVAHSDGDAVLHAVADALLSGLALGDIGHYFPDTAAEYKEMDSRIILDRALMLVRARGYAPVNVALVVTLDRPKLGPLRAEIAQTVAGLLDLPATEVGVSFKTSEGLAPDHVQTRVTVLLGRTRD
- a CDS encoding MFS transporter; protein product: MHLPLSHLNAVYRAYPSQFWVLWVGTLINRLGEFVVPLLGFYLVSSLGMSTVQVSLVLSVLGVGRFVAEGLGGTLSDRLGTGATMILALSGGAVMLLGLSTATSFPGVLLGTLLFSLFTALYKPAASSAVAELTTGAQRTRAYNLLYWAINVGASVAPALGGWLSGMSFRLLFYLDAATMAVYALLLGLAHRRTRRPARNKDRKTTLLPRDPLLWSFCLASLLFGMTYQSYKLLALVFAQQGFSAVQYGQALSLNGLIVVLLGLPLGHAISLSNHPRWQAAGALLLGAGFLIHAFAQTFAVHLAAIFVWSVGEVVAYSISKSIIAELGPPEQRGSYIGLVGSMAGLATLLAPLLGGMILARFGAGPLWVSVAGLAFLAALMYWRLEPAVTSRRNRPAPA